Proteins co-encoded in one Xiphophorus couchianus chromosome 3, X_couchianus-1.0, whole genome shotgun sequence genomic window:
- the LOC114142186 gene encoding maternal B9.15 protein, with protein sequence MKREVKAGVDFLKRLVVARGKLDEAKAEQFAEKLQKLLCDKYCDHWYPDSPSKGQAYRCIRINKDGPCDAVVLKACEESELTVSKLRLPPEITLWIDPLEVCARSGENGRPFTIARFREEEEEEENGSVKGDRDDSSVNLDTSDYHSATSSDCGSASSSDTEEEAKDGEREENKKLEEHEKKEAADGNAYTVTMVPRIRKGNGEALNKVRYVRKKIPASLQYFYHPTPVWSQYKKGAPVFLTTVCASPAPPPPPQQVFGYYIVPQPSPQFILPQAALQPWGAVKG encoded by the exons atgaagagggAGGTGAAAGCTGGAGTCGACTTCCTGAAGCGCCTGGTGGTGGCCAGAGGGAAGCTGGATGAAGCCAAAGCAGAGCAGTTTGcggagaagctgcagaaactTTTGTGTGACAAATACTGCGACCACTGGTACCCTGACAGCCCCAGCAAAGGCCAGGCATACAG GTGTATCCGGATAAATAAAGACGGACCTTGCGATGCGGTGGTGCTGAAGGCCTGTGAGGAGAGCGAGCTCACGGTCAGCAAGCTGAGACTTCCACCTGAGATAACTCTGTGGATCGACCCACTGGAGGTGTGTGCAAG GTCTGGGGAAAACGGCAGACCTTTTACAATAGCTCGCTTCcgtgaagaagaggaggaggaggaaaatggGAGCGTAAAGGGGGACCGGGATGACTCCTCCGTCAACCTGGACACGTCAGATTACCACTCTGCCACCTCGTCAGATTGCGGCTCTGCCTCGTCCAGCGACACGGAGGAGGAGGCCAAGgatggagagagggaggagaacAAGAAGCTGGAGGAGCATGAGAAAAAGGAGGCAGCAGACGGCAACGCCTACACAGTGACGATGGTACCCAGAATCCGGAAGGGGAACGGAGAAGCACTAAATAAAGTCAGATACGTCAGAAAGAAG ATTCCTGCCAGCCTCCAGTACTTCTACCATCCGACACCGGTGTGGTCCCAGTACAAGAAGGGGGCTCCGGTGTTCCTCACCACAGTGTGTGCGTCCCCCGCGCCACCTCCTCCACCGCAGCAAGTTTTTGGTTACTACATCGTACCGCAGCCGTCTCCACAGTTCATCCTTCCTCAGGCCGCCCTGCAGCCATGGGGAGCAGTGAAGGGTTAG